In one Flammeovirga yaeyamensis genomic region, the following are encoded:
- a CDS encoding glycosyl hydrolase family 28-related protein has translation MKNYFILFCFLLGFQSFAQKESDFYTDKIKDAKKKVDLVKDYKVNNKDDQDDSEKLQKAIDDLTASSKGGVINIPAGKYYFKNVVLKSNVHIIIDSKATIYATYPGNNKNFVIMSFGDEKHRATNVSVRSNKDMYTVDLSVSQNKNVRMFQLANSENFLIEGMNILDDNTKFNGITLGYVKYKGEYVMPENGVIKNCRIEKAHYGYGLIQSQAAKNVYYENIWGDGGVTLRLETGLKKMNDLQVGGNFNIVAKNIYCQNGNAALMVSPHSIQNGHVEAENVEAVNCGFAVRVGKGYVSKKQKVDNLKPGTYAGTSKITNVKSTYGTTAQVKSKHFRYMPCEDRKLIDGKNPDGESYKAPSCATVVNTAEGKGGAAKGYWNIEITNVKSIGYPHQKNDIMYEKDAVKDCNEGK, from the coding sequence ATGAAAAATTATTTTATTCTTTTCTGTTTCCTTTTGGGATTTCAATCATTCGCCCAAAAAGAAAGTGATTTTTACACTGACAAAATCAAAGACGCTAAGAAAAAAGTTGATTTGGTAAAAGACTATAAGGTCAACAATAAAGACGATCAGGACGATAGTGAGAAACTGCAAAAAGCGATTGACGATTTAACTGCTTCAAGTAAAGGTGGTGTGATCAACATTCCTGCAGGTAAATATTATTTCAAAAATGTAGTTCTTAAATCGAATGTTCATATTATCATCGATTCGAAAGCGACAATTTATGCTACTTACCCTGGTAATAACAAGAACTTTGTGATCATGTCGTTTGGCGATGAAAAGCACAGAGCAACCAACGTAAGTGTAAGATCGAACAAAGACATGTACACTGTTGATTTGAGTGTTTCTCAGAACAAAAACGTAAGAATGTTCCAATTGGCGAACTCTGAAAACTTCCTGATTGAAGGCATGAACATCTTGGATGACAATACTAAATTCAATGGAATTACTTTGGGTTATGTCAAGTACAAAGGAGAATATGTGATGCCAGAAAATGGTGTCATCAAAAACTGTCGTATCGAGAAAGCACACTACGGTTATGGATTGATTCAATCACAAGCAGCTAAAAATGTATACTACGAAAACATTTGGGGTGATGGTGGTGTAACACTTCGTTTAGAAACAGGTTTGAAGAAAATGAACGACCTTCAAGTAGGTGGTAACTTCAATATTGTAGCGAAAAACATCTATTGCCAAAACGGTAATGCTGCTTTAATGGTATCTCCTCACTCTATCCAAAACGGACACGTGGAAGCGGAAAATGTAGAAGCAGTCAACTGTGGTTTTGCAGTAAGAGTAGGTAAAGGTTATGTGTCTAAAAAACAAAAAGTAGACAACCTTAAGCCAGGTACATATGCAGGTACTTCTAAAATCACGAACGTGAAAAGTACTTACGGTACGACAGCGCAAGTAAAGTCTAAGCACTTTAGATATATGCCTTGTGAAGATCGTAAATTAATCGACGGTAAGAACCCTGACGGCGAAAGCTACAAAGCACCATCATGTGCAACGGTAGTAAACACAGCCGAAGGAAAAGGCGGTGCTGCAAAAGGGTATTGGAACATCGAAATCACTAATGTGAAATCAATCGGTTACCCTCACCAAAAGAACGATATTATGTATGAGAAAGATGCAGTGAAAGACTGTAACGAAGGGAAGTAA